The window AGCTGGTTCCATTTCCCAATGGGATAGACACTTTATGGGTAAATTCCTTTTCTTCGCTGCCAAATTCAGTATCAACAGCAAAGCCGCCGCTAAACAGAATATAGAACTCTTTTGCCGGTCCGGTTCCTAATATTTGATCCGCTGATTGTACAAAATCCCGGTAAGGCTGCAATTGGATCCTGCAGGCTTCCTCCATGGAAGCCTGTCGGGAATCATTCTGGGACGCCTTGCCCTTTCCAAGTAAAAATTGCTTTTCATATACCTTTTTTCTGCTTTCGCCATTGGCCTGGTATCCTTCTATCACCGCTTTCACTTCATAAGTCCCGCTGATATCTGCGTTACCTGCCCCTGTTAAGTTTCCTTTCAAAACAACTTCAATATAATCGGTCAGACTCTCCGCATAAACGGTTCCCTCTTCCAGCCACTCTTCCTTATACAGCTCATTTTCAATCAAATGAACCCGGTAGGAGGAATCCACAGTCACTTCGTATGAATACAGCTGTTTTTCAATGGTTTTGGTCCCTGGATTGCATTCCTTTATAGACATAACCAGAGAAATTCCCACAAGAAACAGGCCGGCTGCTGTCAGAAAGTATCTGGTCCTTTTCTCCACGGGAATCTTCTTTCTAATAATCTTCCTCCTCATGATCCACAACTCCTTCTGGTATCTTTTCTCCGCTCTTAATCAAAAGAACCGGTATCCCTGCTTTTGGTACGTTTCCGATTACAATCCCTTTAATATCCTGGGGAAATACGGTCTCATTATCCGGTGATTTGTTGTTATCCCCCTTTGTCCGGAACGATACGTTTCCTGCTTCATCGTATAACGTCTCCAGGATTCTGTGAGTGATGGTTATTCCTCCTCGTGTAAATGTAATCACATCTCCTGTTTTCAATTGGTACATTTCCTTTTCAGATTGCACTTTTCTTATAAGAACAGCATCCCCTGGTCTGATACCAGGTTCCATGCTTCCTGTCAGGACTACTGATGGATAAACAGAAAATACTCCTACGCAAAACCAGCAAAAACCTACAGAAAAAAACAGGGTGGCCAGATAACCGGCCAGCCCCTCTTTACTGTCTGAAGGTTTTGATCCGGTGATACCGCAGTACCGTTCATGAATAAAAACAGAATAAAGAACAGGAAACGCAATCCCGATTGCGCTGTCAGCAAGCCAGGGAAGGTTGGGGAGAAAGGGGAATATCCGCTGAAATACCTGAATGATCCCGGAATACAGAATACCGGCCCTTGCGCCGCCGTAAAGCACCAGAATTGATAATAGAATATTTTTGGAAAACAAAGGGATCACATCCTTTGCATAAAAGATAAACCATGCTTTGGCATCGGATACGCTGGCTGCCTTACCGTAATTGATCTCAAGCACTGCCATAAAAATTGTGATCGCCCCGGCAAACACATGCCGGAATCTGGGTTTTCTCCAAGCCGTCCCTAATCCATACTCCCGAATGAGCTCTTTTGCTGCAACACCAGGAAGAATGCTGATGAGATTATGAACAATGCCTGCAGGAGAAAGATCATAAGGAGTTGCTGCCAGCTCCTTTAAAAACGCCGCAAGAAGAAAGGACAAGGCCAGATAAATGACCGCACCCGAACCAGCATACCCCATTATCATATCCTGGACGTGCAAAAGTCCAGGCGCATAAACTCTTGGAATCATAAACACCACCCATGCAATAAGGACACTCCAGCAAAATGGCCTGACATAAGCAGCCAGGCCTGCACTTGTGCTTACCGGAAGAAACTCCAAAAGTCCCATGGTCATAAATAAGATCCATGCATAATACTCATATCTGCTGCTGTAACCCATGGATGTTCTCCCTGCTTTCCTATGATACTTTCTTCCTGCTCATTACTGGTTTCCTGCTCATTACCGGTTTCCTTCTTATTACTTGTATCCTCCTCATTACCGGTTTCCTCCCATTGGGTCTCCGGCTCAGATTCTTCTGTCTCCTCCAATATTTCGGCAGGATAAAGCACGTTTGCATGAACAGCCACCTCCAGCTTATCTGTCCAGTACCCGTAGGCGCAGATTCCGGAAAAACCCATAACAAGAATTGCAGGAGCCAGGAATAAGATCAACCCCTTATTCATATCACTCAACCTCCCATTCCTGATGCTTTGAATCCGCACCCCTCTGATCCAGATAAAAAGGAATCTCACATTCATACTCCGCCAATATCCCCCAGTCCCCCTGACCGTTTTTCCTTCCTGGTTCCTCCAAATTCACTTCTACAGATGGAGGGGATTCTGTAAGCTGGGCAACAAGGCTCCTGCTTTCTTCCGTCAATCCCAGATACAGGCTTCCATTCAGCTGTTCCTCTTCCCTCAAGATCTCCCTGAATACATTAAAAACCAGCGGCTCCTCATATTCCTCCGGCAGGTATGCCCTCTCATATAGGTTTCCGTCTGCAACAACAGAAACGCTTTTGGCTTTCATGGATACCTGGAATTCAGGGGACTGGAAATCTGCTTCCCTGTTTCCAGGATCTGCAAAGGTGCTGTTCTGATCTTTTTCCATGGAAAATTGGATTCTTATGTAATTTCCCTCCAACAATTCTGCCGGCAGGCTGCCTTCCAGAAAAATACGTACCCTTTTTTTTCCATCCACCAGATCATACCTCATACTAATATCCGGAATTTCTATTATGCAGCCGCTGTCATCTACCAGATGAACGGTCGGTTCCTGATCCTGGAATAACATATCAAACACACCTGTTGTTAAATTTCCTGCCACTGTTACAGAATCGGTCCAGACTGCATAGGTTCCTCCCATAAATCCCAGGCTAACAGCCATCATACAGACCAGCAGCAATTTACAAATGACAGCCAACCTTTTTGTTCTCATGGCATCCTCCCTTCACTTCATTTCCGGCATACCTGCCAGGTTCATGATGAAACAAAAAGCTGTTTTTGCTGGCAAAAACCACTGCTTCCATTCTGCCGCTCATTTCCAGCTTGTTTAATATACTGGTAACGTGCTTTTTCGTGGTTCCTTCTGAAATATAGAGAATCCGGCTGATTTTTGCATTGCTCAGACCCCGGCTCAAAAGCGATAAGACCTCCCGTTCTCTTTGGGTCAGGCTTCCAAGCATACGTTCTTCCTCCGAAACCTGATTCATCACTTCTACCAAAGCCGGAGAATAAAATTTTCCTCCCCGTTCCACAACCTTCAGTGCGTATACAATTTCATCAATAAACGCGTCTTTCAGAACATACGCATCGGCTCCCAGCTCTCTTGCATATAAAAAGTCATTTTGTGATGAGGACGATGTGATGAAAAATTTCTTGCAGGCATATTTTTTGCATACCAGCCACTCCAAGAAATTAAATCCGCTTTCCTTTCCCAGGTTCACATCAATAAATGCCATTTCTATTTCATTTTGCTCCATACATCTGATTGCTTCGTTTACACTGCCCGCCTGCTTAATTACTTCCTGCGGGCGTATCATCCTTATAATTGATTCAATTCCCTGCCGGGATAAGGGATGATCATCCAGAATGAGCATCATTTTCCAGTACCTCCTTATTCATTCCTCTGGGAAAATAAATGCAAATACTTGCACCTTCTCCGCTTTTTGATTCAATGGCCATCCGCCCATTCAGCAAATAAACCATCCGGTATATGTTCTTTAATCCGTTGCCTCCCAGCCGCTCTGTTTTTTCCTTTGCAAATCCAGAGCCGTTATCCTTTACGGCTACCGATATTTCATCCTTCCTGAATAAAACACTGACCTCCACCTTATTTGCCTTACCGTGGCGGATGGCATTGTTTACGGTCTCACAGACCGTGCGGTACAAAGCGATGCTTTGGCCGGTAGTCATGTAAGCCGCTTTTTCATCTATATTTACATCAATTTGGGCACCGCAAAGCTTCTCAATTTCTTCCATATATTTTTTGACTTTCTTTACAAAGGCACGTCCGTCATGATCCTCAAAATGTTTCCCATAAATTGTTTCCCGCAGCTCCTTCATAATCATTTCCGCTGAATTCTTCAGCAGATCTGCCTGCTTCCGGGCCTGGGCCGTATGAAGATTTCCAATATTCTCTTCCAGCACTTTTATGCCGCATACCAGAGCAAATAACCGTTGTATTACCGTGTCATGAATTTCATTGGCAATTCTGTTCTGCTCTTCGGAGATGATGTATTTTTCCAACTGTTCCTGTATGTCCATATTTCTGAAAATGGCTTCCAGTATCCTTTGATAAAAAGTATACTGATCTCTGGCTTTTTCAATATATCTTCCCCCCGGTCTTATAAGAATTCCAAAGGGCCGGATATCCTGACCGATCCGGTTGATTTCATAGCTTTGTCCTTCCAATTCCACATCAAGACTATCCGCTTCACTGGAAAGAATGCAGGCCGCTTTACAGAACAGCTTCTGAAACAGGGTGTCATTCATCTGAAGGCTGATTTTTCTTTTTACCTTTTCCCTTTCGTCAAGTTCTGCAAGAATCAACCCTTTGGGGGCTATGGTTTTCTGAAGAAACTTTGCCAGTTCCTCTATCATGCGTTCAGGGCCGGTCATGGCAAACAAGTTATACATATCATACAAATCTGTAATCTGCTTCAGTGCCTGCTCTGTTTTTTCCTTTTCCAGGATCAGATTCTGGTTCAGCACCATCTGTTCCTCATGAATCTGATCCAACCTGTGCACATAACGAAGCAGTACATGAAAACCACCTGTGACAATGATAATCCCAATACAAACATTTAACTCCAGATAAGAAATCGTCTTTGACAAACCCTGTCCACCTCTCATCAGCCCGCACAACAGACACCATACAGTCGCAGGGACCACCAGAACCATGGTGCGCTCCAATGTCATCATAAGAAACAGGCAGCCAACATAATACCAAAGATATGGACTGGAAAAACCACCGCTTAATAAAATAAAGATTCCATTTGCAAATAGTTCCAGTCCCACGGTGATCCTGATCCAGATCATTGGGGATTCCTGCAAAAGCATCCTCTTATACAGAAAATTTCCCAGCATGCATGCGCACAGCATCCCTGTGCTTAACACAAGCCGCCCTGCCAGGCTGTTTTCATGGCGATGTATCAGAAACAGATAAACAACAGTCAAAAACGTAATGGAGATAATTCTGTAACTGATACAAATATTTAAGTATCCCATCTGTTCAGAATTTTTCATATTATGAGTCTCCTGTTTGGTGTCTCTGCTTTTTTCCAGAATGCTTCTCCAAAAGTCAGCCTTTTTGCCACCACAATATATTTTCCATTTTCCGTATGATGAGCAAACAAGCGGCTGCCCCGATGCTGCATTTCCCAAAGAAACCCGTCGCTGATTCCGCATTCCTGATACAACCGGTCAGCTGCCTTTCGGTATTCCACCCATTTTAGCTGGGACATTTTAATTTCAGATGCCATGATTATGCGCTGTCCGACGGTTTGTTCATCCAACTGGCTGTAGTACATGCCTTCGTATACAATATCCAGTTCTTTCTTTTCATGATAATCTGTCCTGATAACCAGTTCTCCTCCGGCTTCATCCGAAGTCACCTGCAAAATACGCACGCCCCCATACAGTACGCTCCCATACTCAAAGGACCAACTCATTTCATCACCTTCTTTCTTTTTCCTGCTCTAAGACTATCATGGTAAATACTTACTACATAGTTACCATGAGTTACCATCTTCTCTGCCACATGAAAAAGCCGGGAAAATTCCCCGACAGGACTCCGGCAAGTGATTAAAAGGATTGGATCAGTTTCTTCAAGTCACTGCGTTTATTTACGCATTTTTTTTCATAGATAATACCAGCCACCTTTTTTACATAGTTATAAGAATAATTCAATTCCTGACCGATTTCCTGATTGGTATAACCCAGAGCGATCAGCCGCATGATCTTTTTTTCCGTTTCTGTCAGTCCTATTGCCGCACTTTCAAATTTATTTTCATCCAGCCATCCGCTGTACTCGCTTTTCTCCATCATTCTCAATAATCGAAGCCTCCTGCCGTTTTCCAGATGCACGCGGATCCTGGCCAGTAAAATCTCCTTGACAAACGGTTTTATAATATAATCCACCGCACCAAAAGACAATCCTTTCAATTCAATCTCCGGCCTGTCCATTCCGCTGATAAATACAACAGGGACGTCCTGGACATCATCAATTTCCCTCAACGCTGCCATCGTATCAAACCCGTCCAACTCCGGCATATATATATCCAGCAGAATAATATCTGGCACATAATCTGAAGTAAGCAAAGAAAGAGCGTCTCTTCCAGATTTTACACAGCTTACAGCATAATCTGTCCGCAGGGTTTCATCTGCCATTCTAAGAAGTATTGGATCATCATCCACAATCAAAATGGCATCTTTATTCTCCATTTGTGTCACCTCCCCTTAAAGAAGCAGAAGAGCTTATTCCTCCTGATTCCAAATTCATCCACCCTTTGTCAGATCTTCTTCAGACATCTTACTGTTTTATGTGCATTTTCAGCACTGACCAGGTAATGAATAGCTCCTGTCTGACTTTTGCCATATCATTTCCTGTTCAGCCATAAAAAGCCATGCCCACATTCAGCATTGCCGGGGTGAGTAACAGCTGCATGTCTCCTCAAATAATGTGGGATACTTACCCTGTTGATTTTGGAATTTCATGTATATTCTGTTTTAATTATACTCTGCAGGCTAAATATAGAATAGTTACTACCGGTTACCTATATTTTTCCCTTATGTCAGAACATTTATCTTACTTTACAGACCCCTTCCAGTATATCCTGCAGGTACTCAATTGCACCTCCAAGGTCCTATATTTTTGTCTGTCAATTACTGTTTTTCATTTCAATTATTATATATTACATTATTGTTACATAAGTACCTCAATGACCTTGTTACAAAGTAAATTTTAAAAGTGACTCACGCTCGTCCCCGGAGGCGCATATGATATTACAATAGAAAAGGCAAAGGAGTTTCTTATATGTGCTGCCCAGGCAATTTTACCCCCTACCGAGATGTAAACTGCAAAGACCTGGCGATCTTCCATGAAGCCACCAGGGAATTACGGGGCGCAACCTACAAGCCCTATCTGGTATCCATTCAGGAAGCCAGGGGAATCAACTTCCGCTTTATCTGCAATTCCTTCATTATGACCCGCCCGCCTCAGAATGCCATAACCATGGTATGCATCTTCATACCCTTTTGCAAGGATCCGGAAAAGGAGAAGGTACGGGCAGTTGTAACGGATATATGTAAAATGGGTTGCTATAAAGGTTAAGAGAAGATTCGCAGAAAATATCAAAATATTATTTCCGCTTTGTCTTAATGTTTTACAAAAAGACTTCGCGATTTCATAAGCTATAGAAAACTGCATTTAAAAATAACAAAAACGTAAGCTGGAAAGCCGGAATATAAATCGGAGATCAGGTGTCATCCTGTCCCGATTTTCTTTCATTAGCGGCCTTACTCCCCAAACCTGTCCGAAAATCCAGGCTGAAATAAAGAAACAGCCTGCCCGATCACAATAAAAACGGTATTAATAAAGCGGTAAAAAGCTTTATTAATACCGTTTTGATCTGATCAGAACAGGCAGTTAACTCCTTAAAAAACCTAAAAAGCCAGCCGGTACACATCGACCATTTCTGCTTTCCCTAATGACCGGATTCCAGGTAAGGTCCTGGCTCCGTAAAAGGAACATTTTTCCGCAAGCACTTCTAAGTCTGTTTCTTTTATTCCGGCATTCAGCTCTCTTAGGGTGACAGGCATTCCAATACTCCTGAAAAACCCTTCCAAGGCGCTGATCCCATTAAGAGCCGTTTTTAATGGTTTCTCAAAGTTCATCTCCTCATTCATCACCCGCACAGCCAGCTGGGCAAATCTCATGGGATCGTCTTCGCATACGTACCTGGCCCAGGAACAGAATAAGGCGGATAATCCGGCGCCGTGGGCAATGGCCGGATACATACCGGACAACTCATGCTCCAGCTGGTGAACCTGCATCATGAATTCCCTTCCCAAACCGGTCAGCTCATTATGGGAGAGACTTCCCGCCCACATAAGGGTTGCCCGCGCCCCGTAATCCTCAGGATTTTTGTCAGCCACAGCTCCCGCTTCCATAACAGAGGTCAAAAGCCCTTCTGCAATCCGGTCCGTAAGAGGCGTATCCTTTGTGTTTCCTCCCAGATACCGTTCCAGAGTGTGCATCATGATATCCACGGTTCCGCAGCCGGTCTGGAATTTATTGACGGTAAAGGTCAGCTCCGGATTGCAGATGGCAAACAGGGGCCGGTGTGTGGGACTGTTGAATCCCCGTTTTAAATCTCCTTCTTCATTTGTGATAACACAGGATAAGCTTGTCTCACTTCCTGAAGCAGACAGGGTGAGGATGTTGCCGTGGGGAAGGGCTTTTGCCGGAACTACTTCCTTTAAAAAGAATTTCCAAGGGTCAATTTCAGGATTAGGCGCTCCGTCAGCAATGCACTTGGCCGAGTCAATGACACTTCCCCCTCCCACTGCCAGGATAAACTCCACATGTTCCTTTCTGCATAGTTCCATTCCTTCCTTTGCCAGGGACAAGACCGGATTTGGCTGCACGCCTCCAAAAAGTACGTATTCAATCCCGTGTTCCTTTAAGGACTCCTCCACCAGTCCAAGAAGTCCGCTTTTCTTTACGCTGCATCCCCCATAATGAATCATGATCTTACGAAATCCATATTCTGAAATGATGGCACCTGCCTTCTTATGGGTATCACGGCCAAATATCACTCTTGTGGGTACACAATATTCAAAATTATTCATTCCTAGCCTCACTTTCCGCTGCGGTCTGATCTTTCTGTTCCGCATCATTTTTATTCTTAAGATGAATTATACCATGAACATTTCTTATTTCCAATACAGACTCTCTCCTACATTTTTCTTCATATTTTTGACTCCTTTTGCATATCTTATAAGGGAAAGCCTTAGACACCTGCTTTCCTTTTTCATATGTATTAATTAGGGAGTTCGACTCACCTGGCGGCTCATCGAACGGCTGATTTACTGATTCAGACCGGGCCTGGCTTGCCTTTATGAATTAAATCATGCCATGGAATGACAAGGAGAACGTTTATGAACCTATTTAAAAAAGATATCAGATTTTCCCATGTGTCCAGACATCATATCATCATTTACATAGAAGTTATCATTTTGACATTTCTTCTGGTCTCCTTATTTTTCGTATCCCCAGGCGGGAAGTTCTCATTTCCGGTAGCTAATCAGGACAAAAACGCCAGTCCCTCTGAAGCAAAAAAGTTTATTAAATGGGTGGATTTTGACGTGACTGCAAAGGCCATGCAGGAAGCCTTCCGGTATGATGTCAACACCTGCCAGTCTGAGCCTCATTTAAACTGGGTGGAGCTGCTGGCTTATCTTGGGGCCAAGTACGGAGGGGACTTTTCCAGATATTCCACCAAAGACTTGGATGGGCTGGCTGAACAGCTTCTTTCCGGTAAGACTATGGAAGAACTGACTGCAAAAATGACTCATTACTCCTATTACAGAGAGGCCTATGGAGCTGTATTGGATGGCCTTGTGGGACAGTATGAAATTCAGATCTCCTCTGAAAATGCTCCCCTTTATGCTACTCCTGCCCTCCTTCCTGACGGCAGCCTGGATCCGGACCGGGTATGGGTAAAAAAGTATGGGTTGAAAGGGTTTTCCCCCATTGCCAAGGGGTTTCCCTATAATGATTTCGACGATTTTGGAGTTGCCCGCTCTTATGGCTACAGAAGGCAGCATCTGGGGCATGATATGATGGGTCAGGTGGGAACTCCCGTAATTGCGGTGGAAAGCGGCTATGTAGAGGCCATCGGCTGGAACCAGTACGGCGGATGGCGTTTGGGGATCCGCAGCTTTGATGGAAAACGGTATTACTATTACGCTCATTTAAGAAAAAATTATCCTTATCATAAATCCTTAAGCCAGGGCAGCATTGTCACGGCCGGAGATGTGATCGGCTATCTGGGGCGTACCGGATACAGCCGGAATGAAAATACCAACAATATCAATGAGCCTCATCTTCACTTTGGGCTTCAGCTGATTTTTGACGAGTCCCAGAAAGAGGGAAACAATGAGATCTGGGTGAGCTGCTATGAGCTCACTAAATTCCTTTCCATGAACCGTTCCCAGACGCTTAAAAACCAGGAAACAAAGGAGTATAACCGGGTGTATGACATGAGGGATCCTGGAATCCCTGACAATTTCGTTCCGCCGGAGCCTCCCAAGGAAGAAAATTGATCATTCCACAGCAAAAGGGCTGTTGCGGCAAGTGCAACAGCCCTTATATACATTTGAGGAGATTTGTGGTAACGCTTTATTTTGCTTTTGGCTGCTGCTGGGTAATGCAGTGGATATTTCCGCCGCCAAATGCAACCTCTTCAGTGCGTACCCCAACCACTTTGCGGTCCGGATACATTTCCTGGATCTGCTGTAAGGCCAATGCATCGTTTTCATCGCCATACTGAGGTACGATCACCCCCCCGTTTACTACAAGGAAATTCATATAGGAAGCGATGGAAACCTCCCCATCCTCTCTTGGAAGAGTTCCTTCTACCATATCAATTGCCTCTGCACCATGGAGCAGAACCGGTTTCTTAGTCAGGCAGAGTTTATGTACCTTTAATTTACGGCCCTTTGCGTCCACTGCCTCTGATAATGTCCTATAGGCTTCCTGAGCTTCTCTATAAAAAGGATTATCTTTATCTTCCGTCCAGATGCAGGCAACTTCACCCGGTCTTACATACTGTGCAACATCGTCAACATGTCCGTTGGTCTCGTTAGGATCAATGCCATCCTTAATCCAGATGACCTTCTGGCAGTTTAAGTATT of the Lacrimispora indolis DSM 755 genome contains:
- a CDS encoding signal peptidase I: MGYSSRYEYYAWILFMTMGLLEFLPVSTSAGLAAYVRPFCWSVLIAWVVFMIPRVYAPGLLHVQDMIMGYAGSGAVIYLALSFLLAAFLKELAATPYDLSPAGIVHNLISILPGVAAKELIREYGLGTAWRKPRFRHVFAGAITIFMAVLEINYGKAASVSDAKAWFIFYAKDVIPLFSKNILLSILVLYGGARAGILYSGIIQVFQRIFPFLPNLPWLADSAIGIAFPVLYSVFIHERYCGITGSKPSDSKEGLAGYLATLFFSVGFCWFCVGVFSVYPSVVLTGSMEPGIRPGDAVLIRKVQSEKEMYQLKTGDVITFTRGGITITHRILETLYDEAGNVSFRTKGDNNKSPDNETVFPQDIKGIVIGNVPKAGIPVLLIKSGEKIPEGVVDHEEEDY
- a CDS encoding response regulator transcription factor — protein: MENKDAILIVDDDPILLRMADETLRTDYAVSCVKSGRDALSLLTSDYVPDIILLDIYMPELDGFDTMAALREIDDVQDVPVVFISGMDRPEIELKGLSFGAVDYIIKPFVKEILLARIRVHLENGRRLRLLRMMEKSEYSGWLDENKFESAAIGLTETEKKIMRLIALGYTNQEIGQELNYSYNYVKKVAGIIYEKKCVNKRSDLKKLIQSF
- a CDS encoding iron-containing alcohol dehydrogenase, which codes for MNNFEYCVPTRVIFGRDTHKKAGAIISEYGFRKIMIHYGGCSVKKSGLLGLVEESLKEHGIEYVLFGGVQPNPVLSLAKEGMELCRKEHVEFILAVGGGSVIDSAKCIADGAPNPEIDPWKFFLKEVVPAKALPHGNILTLSASGSETSLSCVITNEEGDLKRGFNSPTHRPLFAICNPELTFTVNKFQTGCGTVDIMMHTLERYLGGNTKDTPLTDRIAEGLLTSVMEAGAVADKNPEDYGARATLMWAGSLSHNELTGLGREFMMQVHQLEHELSGMYPAIAHGAGLSALFCSWARYVCEDDPMRFAQLAVRVMNEEMNFEKPLKTALNGISALEGFFRSIGMPVTLRELNAGIKETDLEVLAEKCSFYGARTLPGIRSLGKAEMVDVYRLAF
- a CDS encoding sensor histidine kinase, whose protein sequence is MKNSEQMGYLNICISYRIISITFLTVVYLFLIHRHENSLAGRLVLSTGMLCACMLGNFLYKRMLLQESPMIWIRITVGLELFANGIFILLSGGFSSPYLWYYVGCLFLMMTLERTMVLVVPATVWCLLCGLMRGGQGLSKTISYLELNVCIGIIIVTGGFHVLLRYVHRLDQIHEEQMVLNQNLILEKEKTEQALKQITDLYDMYNLFAMTGPERMIEELAKFLQKTIAPKGLILAELDEREKVKRKISLQMNDTLFQKLFCKAACILSSEADSLDVELEGQSYEINRIGQDIRPFGILIRPGGRYIEKARDQYTFYQRILEAIFRNMDIQEQLEKYIISEEQNRIANEIHDTVIQRLFALVCGIKVLEENIGNLHTAQARKQADLLKNSAEMIMKELRETIYGKHFEDHDGRAFVKKVKKYMEEIEKLCGAQIDVNIDEKAAYMTTGQSIALYRTVCETVNNAIRHGKANKVEVSVLFRKDEISVAVKDNGSGFAKEKTERLGGNGLKNIYRMVYLLNGRMAIESKSGEGASICIYFPRGMNKEVLENDAHSG
- a CDS encoding LuxR C-terminal-related transcriptional regulator; translation: MMLILDDHPLSRQGIESIIRMIRPQEVIKQAGSVNEAIRCMEQNEIEMAFIDVNLGKESGFNFLEWLVCKKYACKKFFITSSSSQNDFLYARELGADAYVLKDAFIDEIVYALKVVERGGKFYSPALVEVMNQVSEEERMLGSLTQREREVLSLLSRGLSNAKISRILYISEGTTKKHVTSILNKLEMSGRMEAVVFASKNSFLFHHEPGRYAGNEVKGGCHENKKVGCHL
- a CDS encoding SipW-dependent-type signal peptide-containing protein; the protein is MRTKRLAVICKLLLVCMMAVSLGFMGGTYAVWTDSVTVAGNLTTGVFDMLFQDQEPTVHLVDDSGCIIEIPDISMRYDLVDGKKRVRIFLEGSLPAELLEGNYIRIQFSMEKDQNSTFADPGNREADFQSPEFQVSMKAKSVSVVADGNLYERAYLPEEYEEPLVFNVFREILREEEQLNGSLYLGLTEESRSLVAQLTESPPSVEVNLEEPGRKNGQGDWGILAEYECEIPFYLDQRGADSKHQEWEVE
- a CDS encoding DUF5305 family protein, yielding MRRKIIRKKIPVEKRTRYFLTAAGLFLVGISLVMSIKECNPGTKTIEKQLYSYEVTVDSSYRVHLIENELYKEEWLEEGTVYAESLTDYIEVVLKGNLTGAGNADISGTYEVKAVIEGYQANGESRKKVYEKQFLLGKGKASQNDSRQASMEEACRIQLQPYRDFVQSADQILGTGPAKEFYILFSGGFAVDTEFGSEEKEFTHKVSIPLGNGTSLYEIQKPGKEVQEGGIKEIIREKEPIDFSALFLAAFPGGLGILFIFCTIFGVRQPTEAEKRITKLKTILRKYAGRMVQIGQMPVLDGKDCMVIQDMENLLLVAEELRRPVFYSLDENGFPKGGMFCVTEGENAFLFLAEMEDTTLVVDHGKESGKENAEQG
- a CDS encoding M23 family metallopeptidase, yielding MNLFKKDIRFSHVSRHHIIIYIEVIILTFLLVSLFFVSPGGKFSFPVANQDKNASPSEAKKFIKWVDFDVTAKAMQEAFRYDVNTCQSEPHLNWVELLAYLGAKYGGDFSRYSTKDLDGLAEQLLSGKTMEELTAKMTHYSYYREAYGAVLDGLVGQYEIQISSENAPLYATPALLPDGSLDPDRVWVKKYGLKGFSPIAKGFPYNDFDDFGVARSYGYRRQHLGHDMMGQVGTPVIAVESGYVEAIGWNQYGGWRLGIRSFDGKRYYYYAHLRKNYPYHKSLSQGSIVTAGDVIGYLGRTGYSRNENTNNINEPHLHFGLQLIFDESQKEGNNEIWVSCYELTKFLSMNRSQTLKNQETKEYNRVYDMRDPGIPDNFVPPEPPKEEN